The Deinococcus detaillensis genomic interval CTTCTCCAAACGCCCGAAGTGGCCTACACCCTGATCTCGGCCATGCGCGGGGCCGTGCCATTGGACGTGAGCGCCAAAATCCGGCTGGGCTTCGATACCAACCGCGCTGTGGAAGTGGCGCAGGGCCTCGAGGCAGCGGGCGTGAGCTTAATCACCGTTCACGGTCGCACCTCAGCCCAGCGCTACACCGGACAGGCCGATTGGGACGCGATTGCGGCAGTGGCCGCCAGCGTCCGCGTGCCGGTGATTGGTAGCGGCGACGTACTGAGCGCCGAGCAGGCCCGTGATCGCCTCAAAACTGGCGTGGCCGCCGTGATGATCGGGCGCGGCGCGGTGGGTCAGCCGTGGATTTTCAGCGAACTGCTGGAAGACGGTTTTGCGCTTCCCGACTTGAAGGCGCGGGCGTCTACCGCGCTGCGCCACGCCCGTTTAAACGCCCAATGGTACGGCGAATGGCGCGGCATGAAGCAGATGAGAAAAGTTTTGCCGCGCTACTTGGCCGGCGCTGAGCCTTTGTCGAGCGAGCTGCGCGACGCTTTGGTGCGGCTCGACACCTTGCCGCAGGCCGAGGCGCTGCTGCGGCCTTTGGCAGGTCAGATGGAAGACGAGCGGGCCAACTTGGTAAGTGCCTGAATAAAAGCTGGCTGAACAGTGAAAGCGAATAAGTTCTGATTACGGCAGGTGTCAGGCGAGTATGCTTTAATGCCCTCATGAATGTCCGCGAATATTACACGTACCTTGCTGCTGCACGCGAGCAACTGTGGAATTTTTTGCGTGCACTTCCAGAAGATGATCTGAATGCTGCCCTTGTTGATGGCGACCGCTTTCACAACATCAAAGACCTCTTGCTGCACGCCATTGACATTGAAGACCATTGGGTGCACGTGATCGCACGTGGAGACGGCCTTGAGGCCAGCGCTTTTCAGCACGATTGGGTCAGGCCGCAGGCTGAGCAGTACCAGCTTTCGTGGATTTTGGATTACGGCAAAGCTGTGCAAAGGCGCACTCAGGATTTTCTGGAGTCGCAACCGGATTTCAGCGCCTCCGTCAAGCTGGTTCAAGACGATCCGGCCTCGGCCAACGCCACTTTGGATCAACTGCTGTGGTACGTGATGACCCACGAGGTTCGCCACACCGCTCAAATTGCGCTCTTGGTGCGTCAACTCGGCCACACCCCGCCTTGGC includes:
- a CDS encoding tRNA dihydrouridine synthase; translation: MTAPLPESAPPVANQRGFYARRLEARTPQFPGAVLAPMAGYSDAPMRQLCAEAGALWTVSEMISSRGLVLGNEDADLIIGKPYKGEVGRVVQLFGADPDILAEASSKAAEWFDAAAIDLNMGCPVPKVRGKGGACLLQTPEVAYTLISAMRGAVPLDVSAKIRLGFDTNRAVEVAQGLEAAGVSLITVHGRTSAQRYTGQADWDAIAAVAASVRVPVIGSGDVLSAEQARDRLKTGVAAVMIGRGAVGQPWIFSELLEDGFALPDLKARASTALRHARLNAQWYGEWRGMKQMRKVLPRYLAGAEPLSSELRDALVRLDTLPQAEALLRPLAGQMEDERANLVSA
- a CDS encoding DinB family protein; translation: MNVREYYTYLAAAREQLWNFLRALPEDDLNAALVDGDRFHNIKDLLLHAIDIEDHWVHVIARGDGLEASAFQHDWVRPQAEQYQLSWILDYGKAVQRRTQDFLESQPDFSASVKLVQDDPASANATLDQLLWYVMTHEVRHTAQIALLVRQLGHTPPWLDYLRFVRPQMPEIALEDDAGLEGEE